A region of Mercenaria mercenaria strain notata unplaced genomic scaffold, MADL_Memer_1 contig_1896, whole genome shotgun sequence DNA encodes the following proteins:
- the LOC128551978 gene encoding carbohydrate sulfotransferase 11-like — translation MWIRLFMFLEGQNVETGNPMTLTKYMIHKKIHYPEKVTQTGDGASFISNSVRAMTVRSPYTRLWSVFIDKFLLPDFWLKKGKHIIRMIRKNPKPLSTKCGHDVTFPEFIQYVTMRHNSSYLNQNRHWLPASDICDPCVFNPHIISKQESFMDDMKYTLKHVKLDYLLPKISSVDPIEFEIKDEIDYNFKIFSSVKNCIDIYELGKRIWTAFIFNGYLPSEEAFPRYIDQYSLNINSFYELVKGVRTKYNITKADVKMKRKHALVAAYKQISDKSMNDLKRLYKMDFKLFGYEPEPEFLDE, via the coding sequence ATGTGGATAAGGCTGTTTATGTTCTTGGAAGGGCAGAATGTCGAGACAGGGAACCCGATGACACTCACTAAATATATGATTCATAAAAAGATACATTACCCCGAAAAAGTGACGCAAACTGGCGATGGCGCTAGCTTTATTTCAAATTCGGTTAGAGCTATGACCGTTCGCAGCCCATATACCCGACTGTGGTCAGTCTTTATTGACAAGTTCTTGCTACCTGACTTTTggctaaaaaaaggaaaacatattataagaatgatacgaaaaaatccgaagccacTGTCAACCAAATGTGGACATGATGTCACTTTTCCGGAATTCATTCAATACGTAACAATGAGACATAATTCTTCATACTTGAATCAGAACAGGCATTGGTTACCGGCTAGTGATATTTGCGATCCATGTGTTTTTAACCCTCATATTATTAGTAAACAGGAATCCTTTATGGATGACATGAAATACACTCTGAAACATGTAAAATTAGATTATCTGTTACCTAAAATATCGTCAGTTGATCCCatagaatttgaaataaaagatgaaatagACTACAACTTTAAGATATTCTCAAGTGTTAAAAATTGTATAGATATTTATGAATTGGGCAAAAGAATATGGACGGCATTTATTTTTAATGGTTACCTCCCCTCAGAAGAAGCCTTCCCAAGATATATTGATCAATATAGTTTGAACATAAACTCATTTTATGAGCTTGTCAAAGGCGTGagaacaaaatacaatattactAAGGCGGATGTCAAAATGAAACGAAAGCATGCTCTTGTAGCGGCGTACAAACAAATCTCAGACAAAAGCATGAACGATCTAAAACGTTTGTACAAAATGGACTTTAAACTGTTTGGTTATGAACCTGAACCTGAATTTCTAGACGAATGA